From the Hevea brasiliensis isolate MT/VB/25A 57/8 chromosome 15, ASM3005281v1, whole genome shotgun sequence genome, one window contains:
- the LOC131174001 gene encoding uncharacterized protein LOC131174001: protein MNPPKSAPSPLFRHSYPYLPSPTISPSTVHHSKIWPIFFDEKAGNRDRRPFEPVSIPVGTRKPGCRGLQPGVVSLSIAALVIPAAFASLAVNVHNKTAKQKDVNFLEIVAIFRQCNSCEILALRLLDMSMLSR from the exons ATGAACCCACCTAAATCAGCTCCATCGCCCCTTTTTCGGCACTCATACCCATATTTGCCTTCTCCCACAATCTCGCCGTCGACCGTTCACCACTCAAAAATTTGGCCTATCTTTTTCGATGAAAAGGCTGGCAACAGGGACAGGCGCCCGTTTGAACCGGTTTCCATTCCAGTGGGGACCCGAAAGCCAG GGTGCAGGGGGCTGCAGCCAGGAGTTGTGTCCCTTTCCATTGCTGCATTGGTGATCCCTGCTGCATTTGCTTCTCTTGCCGTGAATGTGCATAACAAGACCGCCAAGCAAAAAGATGTCAACTTCTTGGAGATCGTAGCCATTTTTCGACAATGTAATTCTTGTGAAATTTTAGCTCTTCGTTTACTGGATATGTCAATGTTGAGTCGGTGA
- the LOC131174002 gene encoding calcium-binding protein KRP1-like, producing MASSQNQNPSPNFHDYLPLMAHKLGGDGLIGELCNGFNLLMDSEKGVITFDSLKRNSALLGLQDLSDDDLRCMLKEGDFDCDGALNQMEFCVLMFRLSPELMEESRFLLEEALLQELKDFSY from the coding sequence ATGGCGTCCTCACAAAACCAAAACCCATCCCCCAACTTCCATGACTACCTGCCTCTTATGGCCCACAAGCTGGGCGGCGATGGCCTAATCGGGGAGCTATGCAATGGGTTCAATCTTCTGATGGATAGTGAAAAGGGTGTGATCACTTTCGACAGTCTGAAAAGAAATTCTGCTCTATTGGGATTGCAAGACTTGAGTGATGATGATTTGAGGTGTATGTTAAAGGAAGGTGATTTTGATTGTGACGGCGCACTCAATCAGATGGAGTTCTGCGTTCTTATGTTTAGATTAAGCCCTGAGTTGATGGAGGAGTCCCGGTTTTTGCTAGAGGAGGCTCTTCTACAGGAGTTGAAGGATTTTTCTTATTGA